The following coding sequences lie in one Bacteroidia bacterium genomic window:
- a CDS encoding aspartate carbamoyltransferase catalytic subunit: MSNLSQKHLLGIKYITKEDIDLIFQTADGFKEVINRPIKKVPSLRDITIANLFFENSTRTKLSFELAEKRLGADVISFAASSSSVKKGETLIDTVNNILAMKVDMVVMRHSSPGAAVFLSQKVNSIIVNAGDGAHEHPTQGLLDAYSIREKLGSVEGKKVAIIGDILHSRVALSNIFTLQKLGAEVMVCGPTTLLPKYIESLGVKVETNLKKALDWCDVANMLRIQLERQDIKFFPSIREYVMLYGLNREILDNLNKQIVIMHPGPINRGVEISSDVADGEHSIILQQVENGVAIRMAVLFLLAGNRS, translated from the coding sequence ATGAGCAACCTAAGCCAAAAACATCTGCTAGGAATAAAGTATATCACCAAGGAAGATATTGACCTTATTTTTCAAACAGCAGATGGTTTCAAAGAGGTCATTAATCGTCCCATTAAAAAAGTACCTTCCCTCCGCGATATTACCATTGCTAACCTATTTTTCGAAAACTCCACCCGTACCAAACTCTCCTTCGAACTAGCCGAAAAACGCCTTGGAGCTGACGTAATCAGTTTTGCAGCTTCTTCATCTTCCGTAAAAAAAGGAGAAACCCTTATTGATACGGTAAATAATATCCTGGCTATGAAAGTTGATATGGTGGTGATGCGACATTCCAGTCCGGGAGCAGCCGTTTTCCTTTCTCAAAAAGTCAATTCCATCATTGTTAACGCCGGCGACGGGGCACATGAACATCCAACACAGGGTTTACTCGATGCCTATTCCATCCGTGAAAAACTCGGTAGCGTTGAAGGAAAAAAAGTAGCTATCATCGGTGATATCCTCCATTCCAGGGTAGCACTAAGCAATATCTTCACCCTGCAAAAATTAGGTGCCGAAGTCATGGTTTGCGGCCCCACCACACTCCTGCCTAAATACATTGAAAGTTTAGGCGTAAAAGTGGAAACCAATCTCAAAAAAGCCCTGGATTGGTGCGATGTTGCTAATATGCTTCGTATTCAACTGGAAAGACAAGACATTAAGTTTTTTCCTAGCATCCGGGAATATGTTATGCTTTATGGCCTTAACCGTGAAATTCTGGATAATCTCAATAAACAAATCGTAATAATGCATCCGGGACCTATCAACCGGGGGGTTGAAATAAGTTCTGATGTTGCAGACGGTGAGCATTCCATCATCCTACAGCAAGTTGAAAACGGAGTTGCTATCCGAATGGCAGTCCTATTCCTTTTAGCAGGAAATCGTTCCTAA